A single genomic interval of Lathyrus oleraceus cultivar Zhongwan6 chromosome 7, CAAS_Psat_ZW6_1.0, whole genome shotgun sequence harbors:
- the LOC127103319 gene encoding uncharacterized mitochondrial protein AtMg00810-like, which translates to MPTPSPNTVCKLKRSLYGLKQAPRVWFEKFRSTLLGFEFNQSQYDPSLFLQRTPRGIMVLLVCVDDIVVTGSDQDVISRIKHLLHSTFKMKELGYLTYFLGLEVHYHHDGVFLNQQKYIQDLVQLAGLTNATPVDTHMEVNVKYRRDEGDLLDDPTQYRKLVGSLIYVTITRPDISFDVHTVSKFMQAPRHFHLSVVQRIIRYLLGTPKRGLFFPVDSSIKLQAYSDADWAGCPDTRKSTTGWCMFLGNAPISWKCKKQDPVSKSSTEAEYRAMFAACSEIIWLRGLLTELGFSQQQPTPLHADNTSAIQIAANPVYHERTKHIEVDCHSIREAHDRRVINLPHVSTSVQIADIFTKTLTRQQHNFLLGKLMLVDLPASI; encoded by the coding sequence ATGCCTACACCTTCACCTAATACTGTTTGCAAACTAAAACGCTCTTTATATGGATTGAAACAGGCACCAAGAGTTTGGTTTGAAAAGTTTCGATCGACACTACTTGGTTTTGAATTCAATCAAAGTCAGTATGATCCATCTCTTTTCCTACAAAGGACTCCTAGAGGCATAATGGTGCTTCTTGTTTGTGTGGATGACATTGTCGTGACAGGTTCTGATCAAGATGTTATTTCTAGAATCAAACACTTGTTGCATTCAActtttaaaatgaaagagttagGCTATCTCACTTATTTCTTGGGTTTGGAGGTGCATTATCATCATGATGGTGTTTTTCTAAATCAACAAAAGTATATTCAAGACTTGGTCCAACTAGCTGGACTCACAAATGCAACCCCTGTAGACACTCACATGGAAGTTAATGTTAAATATAGAAGAGATGAAGGTGACCTTCTTGATGATCCCACTCAATATCGCAAATTGGTAGGAAGTCTTATCTATGTAACTATCACTCGCCCAGATATTTCTTTCGATGTACACACAGTTAGTAAGTTCATGCAAGCTCCACGACATTTCCATCTTTCAGTAGTACAACGAATCATTAGATACCTCCTTGGCACCCCAAAGCGTGGTTTATTTTTTCCTGTTGATTCATCAATCAAACTCCAAGCATATagtgatgctgattgggctggatGTCCAGATACAAGAAAATCTACTACTGGCTGGTGTATGTTCCTAGGGAATGCTCCTATTTCATGGAAATGTAAGAAACAAGATCCAGTCTCAAAGTCGTCCACTGAAGCAGAATATCGCGCAATGTTTGCCGCTTGTTCTGAAATAATATGGTTGCGTGGTCTTCTTACTGAGCTTGGATTCTCTCAACAACAACCAACTCCTCTTCATGCTGACAATACCAGTGCCATTCAGATTGCAGCAAATCCAGTTTACCATGAGCGGACGAAACACATTGAAGTTGATTGTCACTCTATTCGGGAAGCCCATGATAGAAGAGTCATCAACCTACCACATGTCTCAACATCTGTTCAAATagctgacattttcactaaaaCCTTGACACGTCAACAACACAATTTTCTGCTTGGCAAATTGATGCTCGTAGATTTACCAGCATCAATTTGA